The Ensifer adhaerens genome contains a region encoding:
- the tnpC gene encoding IS66 family transposase, with translation MENSPDLLPDDVAALRAELIAARAKGAQIEAELAVAKAKASDDLAVIARQKLRIEKLERQLYGPKAERRARLIDQMEFQLAELEMAATEDELAAEMAVAATVNVAGFTRNRPVKKPLPEHLPHERVVVPGPVSCQCCGGDRLRKLGEDITETLEVVPRQWKVIQTVREKFTCRDCEKISQAPAPFYAIPRGWAGPNLLAMILFDKFGQHLPLNRQVERFEREGVPLSLSTVADSIGACCAALTPLLKRIEAHTFAAERLHGDDTTVPVLAAGKTDIARSWVYVRDDRPFGGTAAPSAMFYYSRDRAGEHPQAHLAGYSSILQADAYGGYTKLYLPDRRPGPITEAACWVHARRPFYAMADVEANARRRAQGKTPAVISPIALEMVQRIDALFDIERDINGQSAEFRKSVRQERSKPLVLELEAWMKAQRAKLSRDHDLAKAFDYLLNRWPAFTLFLDDGRVCLSNNAAERALRGIALGRKSWLFAGSDRGGQRAAAMYSLIVSAKMNGVDPQAWLADVLHRIAGYPAHRIDEFLPWNWKSASPAAHMHAA, from the coding sequence ATGGAAAACAGCCCCGATTTGCTTCCCGACGATGTTGCCGCCCTGCGAGCAGAGCTCATCGCGGCACGCGCCAAGGGCGCCCAGATCGAGGCTGAACTTGCCGTTGCCAAAGCCAAAGCGTCCGACGATCTTGCTGTCATTGCCCGGCAGAAGCTGCGCATCGAAAAACTCGAGCGGCAGCTTTACGGCCCGAAGGCAGAGCGTCGCGCCCGGCTGATCGATCAGATGGAGTTCCAACTGGCGGAGTTGGAGATGGCGGCGACCGAGGACGAACTCGCGGCCGAAATGGCGGTGGCGGCCACCGTCAATGTCGCCGGCTTTACCCGCAACCGGCCGGTGAAGAAGCCTTTGCCCGAGCATCTTCCGCACGAACGCGTCGTCGTGCCCGGTCCCGTGAGCTGCCAGTGCTGTGGTGGCGACCGACTGCGCAAGCTGGGCGAGGACATCACCGAGACCCTCGAGGTCGTTCCGCGCCAATGGAAGGTGATCCAGACGGTGCGCGAGAAGTTCACCTGCCGCGATTGCGAAAAGATCAGCCAGGCGCCGGCCCCTTTCTATGCCATCCCGCGTGGATGGGCCGGCCCCAATCTCCTGGCGATGATCCTGTTCGACAAGTTCGGCCAGCACCTGCCGCTCAACCGTCAGGTCGAGCGCTTCGAACGCGAAGGCGTTCCGCTCAGCCTGTCGACGGTGGCCGACAGCATCGGAGCTTGCTGTGCCGCACTCACTCCGCTCCTCAAACGGATCGAAGCCCATACGTTTGCGGCGGAGCGATTGCACGGTGACGACACGACGGTTCCGGTCCTGGCGGCAGGAAAGACCGATATTGCCCGAAGTTGGGTCTATGTCCGCGACGATCGCCCGTTCGGCGGCACGGCTGCACCATCGGCGATGTTCTACTATTCCCGTGACCGCGCGGGCGAGCACCCGCAGGCGCATCTCGCCGGCTATAGCAGCATTCTGCAGGCGGACGCCTATGGCGGATACACCAAGCTCTATCTTCCGGATCGACGGCCCGGCCCGATAACGGAAGCAGCCTGCTGGGTCCATGCGAGGCGGCCCTTCTACGCGATGGCCGACGTCGAGGCGAATGCGCGCCGACGAGCGCAGGGCAAGACGCCGGCTGTCATCTCGCCGATCGCCCTGGAGATGGTGCAGCGAATCGATGCCCTGTTCGACATCGAGCGCGACATCAACGGTCAGAGCGCGGAGTTCCGAAAGTCGGTTCGTCAGGAGCGCAGCAAACCCTTGGTCCTGGAGCTGGAAGCGTGGATGAAGGCTCAGCGTGCCAAGCTGTCGCGCGATCATGATCTCGCCAAGGCCTTCGATTACCTGCTGAACCGCTGGCCGGCCTTCACCCTCTTCCTCGATGACGGGCGTGTTTGCCTCTCGAACAATGCCGCCGAACGCGCCCTGCGCGGCATAGCTTTGGGTAGGAAATCGTGGTTATTCGCCGGATCGGACCGCGGTGGCCAGCGCGCCGCCGCCATGTACAGCTTGATTGTCTCGGCCAAGATGAACGGCGTCGATCCGCAAGCCTGGCTCGCCGACGTACTTCACCGCATCGCCGGTTATCCCGCGCATCGGATCGATGAGTTCTTGCCTTGGAATTGGAAGAGCGCGTCGCCAGCGGCGCACATGCACGCGGCCTGA
- a CDS encoding ABC transporter ATP-binding protein — MISLSNVFKFYRTNGRPRIILDHVSTEFRAGTSYAILGINGAGKSTTMRLLGGTELPNSGKIVRKARVSWPLGFAGGLHGALTGRENVEFVARIYGQKPRKVVDFVEDFAEIGAYIDEPFRTYSSGMMQRLAFGLSMAIDFECYLIDEVTAVGDARFQARCQAEFDKRRTKSDIIMISHSMETIKSYCKRAVVLAHGVMYEFSNIDDAIELYKKLNQ, encoded by the coding sequence ATGATCAGCTTATCCAATGTATTTAAGTTCTATCGGACGAATGGTCGGCCTAGAATCATATTAGACCACGTATCGACTGAATTCCGTGCCGGAACTTCCTATGCTATCCTGGGGATTAACGGCGCGGGAAAGTCTACCACGATGCGATTGCTTGGCGGTACTGAGTTGCCAAACTCGGGTAAGATTGTACGCAAGGCAAGGGTGTCGTGGCCGCTCGGGTTTGCGGGCGGATTGCACGGGGCGTTGACGGGGCGAGAAAACGTTGAGTTTGTGGCGCGTATTTACGGCCAGAAACCAAGAAAAGTCGTTGATTTCGTCGAAGACTTTGCGGAAATCGGAGCTTATATCGATGAGCCTTTCCGCACCTATTCCTCCGGAATGATGCAGCGGCTCGCCTTTGGGTTGTCAATGGCGATCGATTTCGAGTGTTACTTGATTGACGAGGTTACGGCTGTTGGGGACGCGCGTTTCCAGGCGCGTTGTCAGGCAGAATTCGATAAGCGCAGGACAAAATCCGATATCATTATGATATCGCATTCCATGGAAACAATTAAGAGCTATTGCAAACGGGCGGTAGTCCTCGCCCATGGTGTAATGTACGAATTCTCGAATATAGATGATGCAATTGAACTGTATAAGAAACTCAATCAATAG
- a CDS encoding ABC transporter permease encodes MISQTLRAKWTVIYALMLRDMRTRFGRSYLGYLIAIAWPLVHLSGIVVVMTYVNKLMPLGGDPAVFIATGVVPYVLCLYPSRMMGYSIDSNKPLFLFPAVKALDLMISRAIVEFLTAFVVVFLFGFCAFLAGVDLTPLDVETGATAILATVYFAISVGILNTIISSVVKFWSILFIVVMLALYLTAGIFVLPSTFPASVQNIMWFNPIFQCVEWLRSAYYEGYGDELLSKGYLVSLATVCLFLGLLGERFIRGKLLAS; translated from the coding sequence ATGATTTCGCAGACGCTTCGCGCCAAGTGGACCGTCATCTACGCTCTCATGTTAAGGGACATGCGAACTCGATTCGGGCGCTCCTATTTGGGATACCTGATCGCGATAGCCTGGCCGCTAGTGCATCTCAGCGGGATTGTGGTTGTCATGACCTATGTCAACAAGTTAATGCCTTTGGGGGGCGATCCGGCAGTTTTCATCGCGACCGGGGTCGTGCCCTACGTCTTGTGCTTGTATCCTTCGCGCATGATGGGATATTCGATTGACAGCAACAAACCTTTGTTTCTTTTCCCAGCCGTCAAGGCTTTAGATTTGATGATTTCGAGAGCAATCGTTGAATTTCTGACCGCGTTCGTTGTTGTTTTCCTGTTTGGTTTTTGCGCTTTCCTTGCCGGGGTCGACCTCACGCCATTGGATGTTGAAACCGGCGCTACGGCGATTTTGGCCACCGTCTATTTCGCGATATCGGTTGGAATATTGAATACGATTATATCGTCGGTTGTGAAATTTTGGAGTATATTGTTCATCGTGGTAATGTTGGCCCTATATCTTACTGCGGGTATATTTGTTCTTCCAAGTACGTTTCCAGCGTCAGTCCAGAATATTATGTGGTTTAATCCAATTTTTCAGTGTGTCGAATGGCTTAGATCTGCATACTACGAAGGATATGGTGATGAATTGCTTTCAAAAGGCTATTTGGTTTCCCTTGCCACAGTTTGCCTGTTTTTGGGGTTGCTCGGGGAGCGTTTCATTCGCGGAAAATTGCTCGCATCATGA